A genome region from Candidatus Manganitrophus noduliformans includes the following:
- the tssK gene encoding type VI secretion system baseplate subunit TssK, translating to MDKDQKVVWSEGMFLSPHHFQHWDRFQERNLSKLLGAMTRFGGGVARIDIDTEALANGTVALLGLHGVMPDGLVVEIPETDPSPETRPIGDLFPPALDHLDVYLGIPAEQPDAANCRLEEGGDTRSTRYTASYIKVADFNTGGNIREIAVARKNLRLFFSGEEMSGAVTLKIAELVRTAGGNLALRETYIPPCLAISASGYLMRLIRGLLELLSAKRSALAGQRDDPGSFDPVRMTLLQTLNRSIPVLSHYSHLGKIHPEALYLTLASMAGELTTASPDQHPRDLPPYQHHDLTKTFRELELRIRSLVEGVTPTRHTVIPLEKSRENTLVGRIADERLLETSQFYLGVTGNLPEDQIREWTPRRIKAGAPLDLDTIVTSALPGLKLTYTARPPSGLSPKIGHHYFRLENQGPLWDSICRSHAVAFYLPADLNGFTVELFAIKE from the coding sequence ATGGATAAAGATCAAAAAGTAGTATGGAGCGAGGGGATGTTTCTATCGCCCCACCACTTTCAGCATTGGGACCGGTTTCAGGAGCGGAATCTCTCCAAGCTCCTCGGCGCGATGACCCGATTCGGCGGGGGGGTCGCCCGGATCGACATCGATACAGAGGCGCTGGCCAACGGAACGGTCGCTCTGCTCGGCCTGCACGGGGTGATGCCCGACGGTCTCGTGGTCGAGATTCCGGAGACCGATCCTTCCCCGGAGACGCGGCCGATCGGGGATCTTTTCCCGCCGGCCCTCGACCACCTCGATGTCTACCTCGGGATTCCGGCCGAACAGCCCGATGCCGCCAACTGCCGGTTGGAGGAGGGGGGTGACACGCGATCGACCCGTTACACCGCCTCCTATATTAAGGTAGCCGATTTCAACACCGGCGGAAATATCCGGGAGATCGCCGTCGCCCGGAAAAATCTCCGGCTCTTCTTCTCGGGGGAGGAGATGTCGGGGGCGGTTACTCTCAAGATCGCCGAGCTGGTCCGGACCGCCGGGGGAAACCTCGCCCTTCGGGAAACCTATATCCCCCCTTGTTTGGCGATCTCCGCCTCCGGATATCTGATGCGGCTGATTCGCGGATTGTTGGAACTCCTCTCCGCCAAGCGGAGCGCCCTGGCCGGGCAGCGGGACGATCCGGGGTCGTTCGATCCGGTCCGCATGACCCTTCTTCAAACCCTCAACCGGTCGATTCCGGTTTTGTCCCACTACAGCCATCTCGGGAAGATCCATCCCGAAGCGCTCTATCTGACCCTCGCTTCGATGGCGGGGGAGCTGACCACGGCGTCGCCCGACCAGCATCCGCGCGATCTCCCTCCGTATCAGCACCACGACCTCACGAAGACCTTCCGGGAGCTGGAGCTGCGGATCAGAAGCCTGGTGGAGGGGGTCACCCCGACGCGGCATACCGTCATCCCGCTGGAGAAGAGCCGGGAGAATACGCTGGTCGGCCGGATCGCCGATGAGCGGCTTTTGGAGACGTCTCAATTCTACCTCGGGGTGACCGGTAACCTTCCGGAAGATCAGATCCGGGAGTGGACCCCGCGGCGAATCAAGGCGGGCGCCCCGCTCGATCTCGATACCATCGTCACCTCGGCATTGCCGGGGCTCAAGCTAACCTACACCGCCCGTCCGCCTTCAGGTCTCTCTCCAAAAATCGGGCACCATTATTTTCGACTTGAGAATCAAGGGCCCCTTTGGGATTCGATCTGCCGTTCACACGCCGTCGCCTTCTACCTTCCTGCAGATCTGAATGGCTTCACCGTCGAGCTTTTTGCAATAAAGGAGTAG
- the icmH gene encoding type IVB secretion system protein IcmH/DotU — MASANAGERKRLVDLFSDLFILGAHLKTARDYGTPDALRMRLVEMFNAAEREAKRLAVPDDAVQQARFAVAAFLDEMILGVPSPHRDAWSARPLQYEFFRENVAGVEFFNRLDGLRKSISSNRDVVEVYYLCLVLGFEGQYKLHGREKLKDLIDGLAREIQPRPGEVPLLSPHGKRPDELIEMVKQGIPSWVVAVSCFAIVFLLYISLSLLISRDANGIANEIQQLIGGGR, encoded by the coding sequence ATGGCAAGCGCGAATGCAGGAGAAAGAAAACGGCTGGTCGATCTTTTCTCCGACCTTTTCATCTTGGGGGCCCATCTGAAAACCGCACGCGACTACGGCACCCCCGACGCATTGCGGATGCGGCTGGTGGAGATGTTCAACGCGGCGGAGCGGGAGGCGAAACGCCTCGCGGTTCCCGACGACGCGGTCCAGCAGGCGCGCTTCGCCGTCGCCGCTTTCCTCGACGAGATGATTCTCGGCGTCCCTTCTCCCCATCGCGACGCCTGGTCGGCCCGGCCGCTGCAGTATGAATTCTTCCGGGAAAACGTCGCCGGGGTGGAGTTCTTCAACCGGCTCGACGGCCTTCGCAAATCAATCTCTTCCAATCGTGATGTCGTAGAGGTTTATTATCTCTGCCTGGTCCTCGGGTTTGAGGGGCAATACAAGCTCCACGGACGGGAGAAGCTCAAAGATCTGATCGACGGGCTCGCCCGGGAGATCCAGCCGAGGCCGGGAGAGGTCCCGCTCCTTTCGCCGCACGGCAAGCGCCCGGACGAATTGATCGAGATGGTGAAGCAGGGGATTCCCTCCTGGGTGGTGGCCGTCTCCTGTTTTGCGATCGTCTTCCTTTTATATATTTCCCTTTCTCTTCTCATCAGCCGGGACGCCAACGGAATCGCAAATGAGATCCAGCAATTGATCGGGGGGGGACGATGA